In Helianthus annuus cultivar XRQ/B chromosome 3, HanXRQr2.0-SUNRISE, whole genome shotgun sequence, a single window of DNA contains:
- the LOC110931527 gene encoding uncharacterized protein LOC110931527 — protein MAAQNLSKPEFRQWRESFARLESRFETVFAELRSTRTVFESCHTPRPPPPVSATAPPAVSPAPATPPQSVACPPTKTTPATKLPLSHVSFVTTKPTPSTENIAPSNLQITPSTISSRVFRPPPCQHNQNLQKGNETTREDVADKRDWHPPWRPVVTAPNAVGRLDWRPPWNSLILCLEFSTLRTRFLQGEGNDRLESEKSKNHPTKKTQGHILSAKCYICASKVNKLGISSFSLSCEEQVTCLLQLKSSEEHIETESTLGICLRPGTGDSHDFFPENQAYALLLEVQGEKRIIQCRAVIPVSSLHDNLNDRIKWWPIYHEDNECIGKVQLSITSTVTFDETTHLKCGPIVETPAYDLLLESAMRAQSFHVRNLCVVEPWKWLLTEFSDYYGVSESYTKLRMIPYVLLPNKMGRY, from the exons ATGGCTGCTCAAAATCTATCCAAACCTGAGTTCCGTCAATGGAGGGAATCCTTTGCGAGACTCGAGTCCCGGTTTGAAACGGTCTTCGCTGAGCTCCGATCAACTCGAACCGTGTTCGAATCCTGCCACACCCCTAGACCTCCACCACCTGTTTCCGCTACTGCACCACCAGCCGTGTCACCTGCTCCCGCCACACCACCTCAAAGTGTTGCCTGCCCACCAACAAAAACCACACCAGCCACCAAACTACCACTTTCACACGTGTCTTTTGTGACCACCAAACCAACACCATCTACTGAAAACATTGCACCTTCGAACCTACAGATTACACCGTCCACAATTTCGTCTCGTGTCTTCCGCCCTCCGCCATGCCAACACAACCAAAACTTGCAAAAGGGCAACGAAACAACGAGAGAAGACGTAGCCGATAAACGCGACTGGCACCCGCCTTGGCGCCCCGTTGTGACTGCTCCGAACGCGGTTGGAAGACTGGATTGGCGCCCACCATGGAATTCGCTCATATTGTGCCTGGAATTTTCAACCTTGCGGACAAGGTTTCTTCAAGGGGAAGGGAATGAT AGATTAGAAAG TGAGAAAAGTAAGAATCATCCCACAAAGAAAACTCAAGGACACATACTCTCAGCTAAGTGCTATATATGTGCAAGCAAAGTTAACAAATTAGGAATCTCTTCATTCTCGCTTTCGTGTGAAG AACAGGTGACATGCTTATTGCAACTTAAAAGCTCTGAAGAACATATAGAAACGGAATCAACCTTAGGCATTTGTTTGAGGCCTGGAACCGGTGATTCCCATGACTT TTTCCCGGAGAATCAAGCATATGCCCTTTTGCTAGAAGTGCAGGGTGAGAAGAGAATTATCCAGTGTCGTGCAGTTATTCCAGTTTCATCCTTACATGATAATCTT AATGATAGAATCAAATGGTGGCCAATTTATCATGAAGACAACGAATGCATAGGAAAGGTTCAGCTTTCCATCACCAGTACGGTTACATTCGATGAAACTACTCACCTCAAG TGCGGGCCCATTGTGGAAACGCCTGCATACGATTTACTATTAGAGTCTGCCATGCGTGCACAATCGTTCCATGTGCGTAATTTATGCGTTGTTGAACCTTGGAAATGGTTGTTGACTGAGTTTTCTGATTATTATGGAGTTTCAGAATCGTACACTAAACTCAG gATGATCCCCTATGTGTTGCTGCCAAACAAGATGGGAAGATATTAG